The sequence GTCAGCGGCTCCTGCCCCTGCACGTGGACCGCAGGCTGGGGTGCCTGCAGGGGCTGGATGGCAGGGTGAGGACTGCGGACGCTGGAGGCGTATTTGTAAGGTGCAACAGCCCGAGGAGCAGCGGCAGCAACAGCAGCCCGAGGCGCTAAGTTCTGCACAGCTGTGGGAACACCGACTCTCTGAGCGGTAGTAGGGAGGCCGCGAGAGGCCGGAGCATTACCAGTTGGAGCCAGATGGCGAAGAGCTGGACGAGGCCCAGACTGGCGTATAGCACTTGGCATTCCTTGGAAGCCTTGAGGTCTCCCACCTTGCTGCCAGCGTGGATTAGGCCTCATCTGTGCTAACTGGTTAGGTGTGTAATATGGAGGTCTTCCCTGAGCCTGTGGAACTGCTGGCACGAAGTAGCCCCCAGCTGCAGGCTGGAACTGATTTAAGATGGCGTTGGCAGGCAGTGCCCTCATCCCGGCCACCCGCTGCATATACTGGTTGGTCAGGTgagccttcctctcctcctttctctggGCCAGAGCGACATACAGTGGCTTTGAGCCCACGATGCGTCCATTCATCTCCGTGACTGCTTTGGTTGCCTCTTCAGGGGATGAGAAGCAGACAAAGCCAAATCCTTTGCTTCTCCCATCCTCTAGCATCACCTTAGCACTGGTGATTGATCCAAAAGGAGAAAATTCTTTTCTTAACTTCTCGTCATCGATGGTGTCATCCAAGTTCTTAATGTAGAGATTCACCCCCTGATAGCGACTGATCCTCTCCTGCTTCAGCTGTTCAAACTTCCGCTTTAACTCGGCCTGCCGCTCCACTTTCTTCTGTGCACGGCCAACGAAAATGACCTTCCCGGtgatttcttttccattcatctctTCCACAGCCTTATTGGCATCCTCGTGTTTTTCGTAACTCACAAAGCCAAAGCCTTTGGATTTCCCACTG comes from Dama dama isolate Ldn47 chromosome 16, ASM3311817v1, whole genome shotgun sequence and encodes:
- the LOC133071051 gene encoding polyadenylate-binding protein 4-like isoform X1 encodes the protein MNAAASSYPMASLYVGDLHSDVTEAMLYEKFSPAGPVLSIRVCRDMITRRSLGYAYVNFQQPADAERALDTMNFDVIKGKPIRIMWSQRDPSLRKSGVGNVFIKNLDKSIDNKALYDTFSAFGNILSCKVVCDENGSKGYAFVHFETQEAADKAIEKMNGMLLNDRKVFVGRFKSRKEREAELGAKAKEFTNVYIKNFGEEVDDENLKELFSQFGKTLSVKVMRDPSGKSKGFGFVSYEKHEDANKAVEEMNGKEITGKVIFVGRAQKKVERQAELKRKFEQLKQERISRYQGVNLYIKNLDDTIDDEKLRKEFSPFGSITSAKVMLEDGRSKGFGFVCFSSPEEATKAVTEMNGRIVGSKPLYVALAQRKEERKAHLTNQYMQRVAGMRALPANAILNQFQPAAGGYFVPAVPQAQGRPPYYTPNQLAQMRPNPRWQQGGRPQGFQGMPSAIRQSGPRPALRHLAPTGNAPASRGLPTTAQRVGVPTAVQNLAPRAAVAAAAPRAVAPYKYASSVRSPHPAIQPLQAPQPAVHVQGQEPLTASMLAAAPPQEQKQMLGERLFPLIQTMHSNLAGKITGMLLEIDNSELLHMLESPESLRSKVDEAVAVLQAHHAKKEAAQKVGAVAAATS